DNA from Streptomyces rishiriensis:
GCCGGAGCCGAAGGGCGCGTACAGCTTGTGACCGGAGAAGGCCACCCAGTCGACGTCCAGGTCCCGCACGGACACCGGGTGGTGCGGGGCCAGCTGGGCGGCGTCCAGGACGATCCGGGCGCCGTGCGCGTGCGCGGCGGCCGCCAGCTCGCGGACCGGCCACAGCTCGCCGGTGACGTTCGAGGCGCCGGTGACGCAGACCAGGGCGGGGCCGTGGGGGTCACGGCCGGCCAGGGCCCGCTCCAGCGTCTCGACGGCCTGGCGCGGGGTGCGCGGGGCGTCGAGGTAGGTGACCCGCGCGTCCTGCCAGGGCAGCAGCGAGGCGTGGTGCTCCGTCTCGAAGACGAAGACCTCGCAGTCCGCGGGGAGGGCCCGCGCCAGCAGGTTGAGGGAGTCCGTCGTCGAGCGGGTGAAGACCAGCTGGTCGTCGGAGCGGCAGTCCAGGAACTCGGCCACCGTCCTGCGGGCGTTCTCGAAGAGGTCCGTGGACAGCTGCGAAAGGTAGCCGGCGCCCCGGTGGACGCTGCCGTAGTACGGGGCGTAGGCCGCCACGTCGTCCCAGACGCGCTGGAGGGCGGGGGCGCTGGCCGCGTAGTCGAGCGCGGCGTAGGCGACCTCGCCGCCCGTCACGAGCGGAACCGTGACATCACTGCCGAGAACGGGCAGCGGAGCACAAACGGTACGGGCGGCGGCAGCGGTGGAGACAGACATGGGGAACTCCCGTGAGAGGCAAGGACGAACCACCGTGCGAGCGGGCATGGCTCGAGCACGGAGGAAGGTGAAAGGGGGTGCGGAGGCGGGGCTCTACGCCCTATCGCATTCGCTTGCTCACAGAAGGCTCCCTCGAACGACCAGGACCCCTGGTGGTGCTCACTCAGAAGAGTGCGAGGGGTCCGCGCTTGCCGTAGACCTCGCTGCCTACGGCCTGGTCTTCACCCGGGGCACCCCGCCACGGACGGAGGGTTGCCGGACAGTCGGCCGGGGCCTCATGACTGTCACTCATGACCTGGTACAGGAACGTACGTGAAGGGGGAGCCGCCCCGCAACCCGTGTCCGGATCGCGGGACGGCCGTCGGTGGTGCCGTGGCGCTACGCGTTGGTGGCGGCGACCCAGCGGTCCAGCGCCCGTTTGGCCGCACCCGAGTCGATCGACTCGGCCGCCCTGTCCATGCCGCCGCGCAGCTGCTCGGCAAGGGTCCCGGAGCCCGGCTCCAGGGCCACCAGCGCCGCCGCCGAGTTCAGGAGCACGGCGTCCCGCACCGGGCCGCTCTCGCCCTCCAGGAGGCGACGGGCGACCTCCGCGTTGAACGACGGGTCCCCGCCCCGCAGGGCCTCGACCGGGACCAGCTCGAGCCCGACGTCGCGCGGATCGAAGGTCTCCTCGGTGACCTTGCCGTCACGGACGACCCACACATGGGACGTGGCCGTCGTGGTCAGCTCGTCGAGGCCGTCGTCACCCCGGAAGACCAGGGACGAGTTGCCGCGCTCGGCGAAGACGCCCGCGACCACCGGCGCCATCCGCGGGTCCGCGACCCCGACCGCCTGGGCCCGCACCTTGGCGGGGTTGGTCAGCGGGCCGAGCACGTTGAACACCGTGCGGATGCCCAACTGACCGCGCGCGGCGCCCACATGACGCAGCGCCGGGTGGAACTTGATCGCGAAGCAGAAGGTGATCCCGGCCTCCTGGGCCACCTCGGCCACCCGGCGCGGGGTCAGCTCCAGATTGACGCCCAGCTTCTCCAGGACGTCCGAGGCGCCGGACGCGGAGGAGGCGGCCCGGTTGCCGTGCTTGACCACCGTGGCGCCCGAGCCGGCCACGACGATCGCCGACATCGTGGAGATGTTGACCGTCTTCGCACCGTCGCCGCCCGTGCCGACGATGTCGACGGTCTGGCCGGGCACCTCGATCAGGTTGGCGTGCTCGTACATCGCCCGGACGAGCCCGTTGATCTCGGCGACGGTCTCACCCTTGGCCCGCAGCGCCACCACGAACCCGGCGATCTGCGCGTCGGTCGCCTCGCCGCGCATGATCCGGTCCAGCGCCCAGAAGGTGGCGTCGGCGTCCTGGTCGCGTCCGTACAGCAGACCGTTCAGCACCTCGGGCCAGGAACGGCCCGCCGCGGTGTCGCCTCCAGCGGGGGTCACAGCGCTCATAGCCGCTCCTGGGTGTGTCGTCGTGTGCGTCGGGTGCCGTCGTGCGCCTCGTCACGAGGTGCACCCCACCCTATCCAGCCCGTGGGCACGGCAAAGGGCCCCGTCCGAAGACCGGACGGGGCCCTTTCCTGCGGCGTGGCGACGCCTCAGCGATCAGTGGTGGCCGTGGCCGCTCGTGATCTCCTTGTACTCCTCCACGGTGGGCTTCGAAATCTGCTGGTCCTCACCGAAGTACGCGCCGCTGATCTTGGCGCGGAGCTTCTCCTTGCCCGTCACCTTGCGCTCGACGCCGTTCTCGTCGACGGCGGCGCCGATCGCGGCCGGCTCGTACTGCTCGTGCGCCGTGAGGGTGTGCAGCTGCTCCTGGCTGAGCGGCTCGTGGATCTCGATGAACTCACCGTGCGGCAGGCGCTTGATGGTGCCGGTCTCGCGACCGTGCAGCACCTTGTCCCGGTCCCGGCGCTGAAGGCCGAGGCAGATCCGCTTGGTGGCGATGTACGCGATGACCGGTCCGGCGATGAAGAAGATCCGGACGAACCAGGTGATCGAGTTGATCGACAGGTGGAAGTGGGTGGCCCAGAGGTCGTTGCCACCACCGACCAGCATGATCATGTACATCGTGACCCAGCCGACGCCCAGCGCGGTGCGCGTCGGGGCGTTGCGCGGCCGGTCCAGGATGTGGTGCTCGCGCTTGTCGCCCGTGACCCACGACTCGATGAACGGGTAGAGAGCGAGGATCGCGAGGAGGACACCGAACAGCACCAGCGGGATGAACACGCCCAGGACCAGGGTGTGGCCCCAGAGGTTGATCTCCCAGCCCGGCATGAAGCGGATCAGGCCCTCGGCGAAGCCCATGTACCAGTCGGGCTGGGCGCCGGTGGACACCTGGTCCGGACGGTAGGGGCCCATGGCCCAGATCGGGTTGATCTGCGCGATGCCCGCGATGACCGCGATGGCACCGAAGACCAGGAAGAAGAAGCCTCCGGCCTTGGCCATGTACACCGGCAGCAGCGGCATGCCGACGACGTTCTTGTTGCTCTTTCCGGGGCCCGCGAACTGCGTGTGCTTGTGGTAGAAGACCAGGATCAGGTGGCCGACCACCAGGCCGAGCATGATGCCCGGCAGCAGCAGGATGTGGATCGAGTAGAACCGCGCCACGAAGTCGTGACCGGGGAACTCCCCGCCGAACAGGAACATCGAGATGTACGTGCCGACGATGGGCATCGACAGGATCGCGCCCTGGGTGAAGCGGACACCGGTGCCGGAGAGCAGGTCGTCCGGGAGCGAGTAACCGGTGAAACCGGTGAACATGCCCAGGACGAACAGCAGGAATCCGAACAGCCAGTTGATCTCACGCGGCTTGCGGAACGCGCCCGTGAAGAACACCCGCATCATGTGCACGAACATGCCGGCGAGGAAGATCAGCGCCGCCCAGTGGTGGATCTGCCGGATGAGCAGACCGCCGCGCACGTCGAAGGAGATGTGCAGCGTCGAGCTGAACGCCTCCGACATCAGCTGTCCCTGCAGCGGGACGTAGCTGCCGTGGTACTCCACCTCGTTCATCGACGGGTGGAAGAACAGCGTCAGGTACACACCCGTGAGGATGATGATGATGAAGCTGTAGAGGCAGATCTCACCCAGCATGAACGACCAGTGGTCGGGGAAGATCTTGCGCATGTTGGCCTTGGCGAGGGTGTAGATCCCCAGCCGGCCGTCGGCCCAGTCGGCGATCCGCTCGCCGGCCGGGGCCTTCCCGCGCTCGCGGGAGTCGTTGCTCTCGGTCTTGTCGTTGGTGCTCATCCGCGCTCCCAGAAAGCAGGACCGACGGGCTCTTCGAAGTCGCCGAGCGCCTCGAGATAGCCCTCGTCGTTCACACCGATGCGCAGCTGCGGCAGGGCGTGGCCGGCGGGACCGAAGATCACTCGGGCACCGTCGGAGAGGTCGAAGGTGGACTGGTGGCAGGGGCACA
Protein-coding regions in this window:
- the qcrB gene encoding cytochrome bc1 complex cytochrome b subunit codes for the protein MSTNDKTESNDSRERGKAPAGERIADWADGRLGIYTLAKANMRKIFPDHWSFMLGEICLYSFIIIILTGVYLTLFFHPSMNEVEYHGSYVPLQGQLMSEAFSSTLHISFDVRGGLLIRQIHHWAALIFLAGMFVHMMRVFFTGAFRKPREINWLFGFLLFVLGMFTGFTGYSLPDDLLSGTGVRFTQGAILSMPIVGTYISMFLFGGEFPGHDFVARFYSIHILLLPGIMLGLVVGHLILVFYHKHTQFAGPGKSNKNVVGMPLLPVYMAKAGGFFFLVFGAIAVIAGIAQINPIWAMGPYRPDQVSTGAQPDWYMGFAEGLIRFMPGWEINLWGHTLVLGVFIPLVLFGVLLAILALYPFIESWVTGDKREHHILDRPRNAPTRTALGVGWVTMYMIMLVGGGNDLWATHFHLSINSITWFVRIFFIAGPVIAYIATKRICLGLQRRDRDKVLHGRETGTIKRLPHGEFIEIHEPLSQEQLHTLTAHEQYEPAAIGAAVDENGVERKVTGKEKLRAKISGAYFGEDQQISKPTVEEYKEITSGHGHH
- the trpD gene encoding anthranilate phosphoribosyltransferase, with product MSAVTPAGGDTAAGRSWPEVLNGLLYGRDQDADATFWALDRIMRGEATDAQIAGFVVALRAKGETVAEINGLVRAMYEHANLIEVPGQTVDIVGTGGDGAKTVNISTMSAIVVAGSGATVVKHGNRAASSASGASDVLEKLGVNLELTPRRVAEVAQEAGITFCFAIKFHPALRHVGAARGQLGIRTVFNVLGPLTNPAKVRAQAVGVADPRMAPVVAGVFAERGNSSLVFRGDDGLDELTTTATSHVWVVRDGKVTEETFDPRDVGLELVPVEALRGGDPSFNAEVARRLLEGESGPVRDAVLLNSAAALVALEPGSGTLAEQLRGGMDRAAESIDSGAAKRALDRWVAATNA
- a CDS encoding aminotransferase class V-fold PLP-dependent enzyme, which encodes MSVSTAAAARTVCAPLPVLGSDVTVPLVTGGEVAYAALDYAASAPALQRVWDDVAAYAPYYGSVHRGAGYLSQLSTDLFENARRTVAEFLDCRSDDQLVFTRSTTDSLNLLARALPADCEVFVFETEHHASLLPWQDARVTYLDAPRTPRQAVETLERALAGRDPHGPALVCVTGASNVTGELWPVRELAAAAHAHGARIVLDAAQLAPHHPVSVRDLDVDWVAFSGHKLYAPFGSGVLAGRADWLVAADPYLAGGGASRKVTRREDGGVDVEWHESAARHEAGSPNVIGAYSIASACKALAEAGFDRLVAREEYLIAKVREGLAGVPQVKVLSLFGDDAPRVGVISFVVEGWNSSHFAAALSAEYGIGVRDGLFCAHPLVRTLLGSEPQSQGECGAPEAAPGEKSLNAIRVSFGAGTPDEHVDRFVNAVRELVSDGARWQYRTEDGRCVPAV